A region from the Drosophila mauritiana strain mau12 chromosome 2L, ASM438214v1, whole genome shotgun sequence genome encodes:
- the LOC117150456 gene encoding uncharacterized protein LOC117150456 has product MSGQKHLRLRYYTSLEEAMLLRLWREHLHAIPSYTDNLPIFREIAHGLQQNGVRLNKQEARRRMNSYRNKYLNDRNRVGSNANFANDWRLYALIDCLFSPARPSSALFHIRNVLETIRATARVDLPALPPLLFTSSAQLKFERDAEGCTFLDDQPPMHAVVKTEPLQDDYHQVVKIEHKPTVEQLEIAASHYLQRAAAESVIRRAPLTPANHILPEPEDAPYGGHTNGGQTDPERSASKRRRGRRSILPYSGKITMAIVEELRKENNMLEQQNDACLQALVHKEKQFLAMKQNFLAYMERQEALLALIQPTTIKLEP; this is encoded by the exons ATGAGCGGCCAGAAGCACCTGCGATTGCGCTACTACACGTCGCTGGAGGAGGCCATGCTGCTGCGACTGTGGCGCGAACACCTGCACGCTATACCCTCCTACACGGATAACCTGCCCATTTTCCGGGAGATCGCGCACGGCCTGCAGCAGAACGGCGTTCGTCTTAACAAGCAGGAGGCTCGCCGGCGCATGAACAGCTACCGCAACAAGTATTT GAACGATCGCAACCGCGTGGGGAGCAATGCGAACTTCGCGAATGACTGGCGTCTCTACGCGCTGATCGATTGCCTCTTCTCTCCTGCCCGGCCGTCGTCCGCGTTGTTCCATATCCGCAATGTGCTGGAGACGATCCGTGCGACAGCACGTGTGGATTTGCCCGCCCTGCCGCCACTGCTATTCACCTCGTCCGCCCAGCTGAAATTCGAGCGCGATGCAGAGGGATGCACCTTCCTCGATGACCAACCCCCAATGCACGCAGTAGTGAAGACAGAGCCTTTGCAAGACGACTACCACCAGGTGGTGAAGATTGAACACAAGCCCACAGTGGAGCAGCTGGAAATTGCGGCTAGCCACTACCTGCAGAGAGCTGCTGCCGAAAGTGTCATACGGCGGGCGCCTCTCACGCCTGCCAACCACATCCTGCCCGAGCCGGAGGATGCGCCATATGGAGGCCACACCAACGGCGGCCAGACGGACCCCGAACGTTCGGCGAGCAAAAGGAGACGAGGCCGACGTAGTATACTGCCGTACTCGGGCAAGATCACAATGGCTATAGTGGAGGAGCTGCGCAAGGAGAACAATATGCTCGAGCAGCAGAACGACGCCTGTCTGCAGGCGCTCGTCCACAAGGAGAAGCAGTTCCTGGCCATGAAGCAGAACTTCCTGGCGTATATGGAGCGGCAGGAGGCACTGCTGGCGTTAATACAGCCGACGACCATCAAGCTGGAACCCTGA
- the LOC117150360 gene encoding alpha-protein kinase 1 gives MDYEKLALNAGGSGSGAEQDLGMCGGQELLDGRGKEKSRRYWTPSEEERLYEIWGRDNWRLTRTGKNTIFFGRWAEELRDRFAVDVKPEEIQMKVNQTRAKFRQVKKQLQADPSSHATRWKKYDIINRILKNLHRPKNADPLPPEALLNNRDMTPPRDDASAEQLQQQQPQQQSVQQQQQGLGLAGEPSTATFYNSSSNSNHGSSHNNNTSGGISFSTELFTDQYDEVVKQEYEDDEYRSIPFQEQLQQYSPAEPAQLLELQTPQQQQQQQQQQQQQQQFQANYEPQFQQQPAQFNNNSVISTAATSTVNHQPITAVAYINSSNNTISVATNANGGMPAPVPAQVSTPVPAAAPVPTTNNAVVGASPVPVPRKRGRPFGSVNPPHAESLEALYMEEVRRKNQLLYEQTKICRQRLELEERKVDLMQTFFPKCLEQQAQILSHVIQLQQRNQHPAAQRPQ, from the exons ATGGACTACGAGAAGCTGGCGTTGAACGCGGGCGGAAGCGGCAGCGGTGCCGAGCAGGATTTGGGCATGTGCGGTGGTCAGGAGCTGCTCGATGGCAGGGGCAAGGAGAAGTCGCGTCGCTACTGGACGCCCAGCGAAGAGGAGCGCCTATACGAGATATGGGGACGCGACAACTGGCGCCTAACGCGCACCGGCAAGAACACCATCTTCTTTGGCCGGTGGGCCGAGGAGCTGCGCGACCGGTTCGCCGTAGACGTGAAGCCGGAGGAGATCCAGATGAAGGTCAACCAGACCAGGGCCAAGTTTAG GCAAGTCAAAAAACAGCTGCAGGCGGATCCTTCGAGCCATGCTACGCGCTGGAAGAAGTACGACATCATCAATCGCATCCTGAAGAACCTGCACAGGCCCAAGAACGCCGATCCGCTGCCGCCAGAGGCGCTGCTCAACAACCGCGACATGACACCGCCCCGGGATGATGCGTCCGCcgagcagttgcagcagcagcagccacagcagcaatccgttcagcagcagcagcaaggttTGGGACTGGCCGGTGAGCCGAGCACTGCCACCTTTTACAATAGCAGCAGCAATAGCAATCACggcagcagccacaacaacaacaccagcgGCGGAATTAGCTTCAGCACGGAGCTGTTCACGGACCAGTACGACGAGGTGGTCAAGCAGGAGTACGAGGACGATGAGTACCGCTCCATTCCCTTTCAGGAGCAGTTGCAACAGTATTCACCAGCTGAGCCGGCTCAGCTGCTCGAGCTGCAGacgccacagcagcagcaacaacagcagcagcagcagcaacaacagcagcagttccAAGCAAACTATGAGCCGCAATTTCAGCAGCAGCCGGCTCAATTCAATAACAACAGCGTCATTAGCACTGCGGCCACATCGACCGTCAACCACCAGCCCATTACGGCGGTAGCCTATATCAATAGCAGCAATAACACCATCAGCGTGGCCACAAACGCCAACGGAGGCATGCCAGCGCCGGTGCCCGCACAGGTATCAACACCGGTTCCGGCTGCAGCTCCAGTTCCGACCACCAACAACGCCGTCGTTGGCGCGTCCCCCGTCCCTGTGCCACGGAAGCGCGGTCGTCCATTCGGATCTGTGAATCCCCCACACGCAGAATCGCTGGAGGCGCTCTACATGGAGGAAGTTCGGCGAAAGAACCAGCTGCTCTACGAACAGACCAAGATATGTCGGCAGCGACTGGAGCTGGAGGAACGCAAGGTCGACCTCATGCAGACCTTCTTCCCCAAGTGTCTCGAGCAGCAGGCGCAGATTCTAAGCCACGTCAttcagctgcagcagcgcAATCAACATCCTGCGGCCCAGCGGCCGCAGTGA
- the LOC117148490 gene encoding venom dipeptidyl peptidase 4 isoform X2, with the protein MHGGFSLSAWLLLLQLALGSVSSADAKYGTRVKSPWKLRQSLYGLGRRLLAFNGSWLTDEEFYYTASDRSIHKFNAATKTDVIFQNSSFLNNYVGATFSLSPDNTKILIRHNLTEKFRHSYIAQYDVFDIETNTTIQIHKGEKLQYCGWSPLRDRLAYVYLNNVFIHFSESLEISITDDGVDGVVYNGVPDWVYEEEVLSSGSAIWWSSDGSRLAVGFFNDTEVETFTYFLYGDGATTFYQYPHEEQLKYPKSGSKNPVVSLRVYDVSDNDMHSIVAPVDIVGDDHILQSVVWSNSTHLLITWMNRRQNLSSIQSCSYLGDCVEVKRLEEPHGWVDISTPKCFSTGKNCIFGYFIDNWHQVWNLDLETGLNSWQSRGNFTVLSVYGYDEARDKLYYQATLPGDPSVYHVFSNDECLSCGQIDADGVACRSASGTFSKSFSYYTLSCTGPNPSYTRIFEASTKTLQVDWEPNTAYRKQIEQKLRPSYQFMNVTLADGSIGYAKLALPPNFVATKKYPLIVVVYQGPNSVRVTNGFTLGYEAFVTTSRETIYAYIDGRGTGNKGKDLLFSVNNDLGDHEVEDQLFVTRWMQQNLAFVDAERCGIWGWSYGGYMTAKTIEKDDDRIFQCGVSVAPVTSWLYYDTIYTERYMGLPTDDDNFKKYNESSVFGNLENFKSHDFLLIHGSGDDNVHYQHSLLLAKLLQRQDIQFEEQTYTDENHGIGNALPHLYHTIDAFWTNCLNLDVYEDTV; encoded by the exons ATGCACGGTGGATTTAGCCTGAGTGCctggttgctgttgcttcaatTAGCATTAGGATCTGTTTCCTCAGCAGATGCGAAGTACGGAACGCGAGTGAAAAGCCCGTGGAAATTAAGGCAGTCACTCTACGGCTTGGGCAGGCGATTATTGGCTTTTAATGGCAGCTGGCTAACGG ATGAGGAGTTCTACTACACTGCCTCCGACCGATCCATCCACAAATTCAATGCGGCCACCAAGACAGATGTGATCTTCCAAAACTCCTCATTTCTG AACAACTATGTGGGCGCCACCTTCTCACTGTCGCCGGACAACACGAAGATCCTGATCCGGCACAACCTTACGGAGAAGTTCCGGCACTCGTATATTGCGCAGTACGATGTCTTCGACATCGAGACCAACACGACCATCCAAATCCACAAGGGCGAGAAGCTGCAGTACTGCGGATGGTCACCACTGCGGGATCGATTGGCCTATGTCTACCTAAACAATGTCTTCATCCACTTCAGCGAAAGCTTGGAGATCAGCATCACGGACGACGGCGTGGACGGTGTGGTCTACAACGGAGTGCCCGACTGGGTCTATGAAGAGGAGGTTCTGAGCAGCGGCAGCGCGATCTGGTGGTCATCGGATGGCAGCAGGCTGGCCGTGGGCTTCTTTAACGACACCGAGGTGGAGACCTTTACCTACTTCCTTTACGGCGACGGCGCCACCACTTTCTATCAGTATCCGCACGAGGAGCAGCTCAAGTATCCCAAGTCGGGCTCCAAGAACCCGGTGGTGAGCCTGCGCGTCTACGACGTGTCCGACAATGACATGCACAGCATCGTGGCACCCGTGGACATCGTCGGAGACGATCACATCCTGCAGAGCGTCGTCTGGTCGAACTCGACTCACCTGCTAATCACCTGGATGAATCGCCGCCAGAATCTCAGCTCCATTCAGAGCTGCAGCTACCTGGGTGACTGTGTGGAGGTCAAACGGCTGGAGGAGCCCCACGGCTGGGTGGACATTAGCACGCCCAAGTGCTTCTCCACTGGTAAGAACTGCATCTTCGGCTACTTCATAGACAACTGGCACCAGGTGTGGAACCTGGACCTGGAGACGGGACTCAACAGTTGGCAGTCGCGCGGCAACTTCACAGTTTTGAGCGTGTATGGCTATGACGAAGCCAGGGACAAACT CTACTACCAGGCCACTTTGCCCGGAGATCCCTCAGTGTACCATGTGTTCAGCAACGACGAGTGCCTTAGCTGCGGCCAAATTGATGCGGATGGTGTGGCCTGTCGCTCCGCTTCGGGCACATTCAGCAAGTCCTTCTCTTACTACACGCTATCCTGCACCGGTCCCAATCCGAGCTACACCAGGATCTTTGAGGCCTCCACGAAGACACTTCAGGTGGACTGGGAGCCGAATACAGCGTACCGCAAGCAAATAGAGCAAAAGCTGCGTCCCAGCTATCAATTCATGAACGTCACCCTGGCCGATGGAAGTATTGGTTACGCCAAGCTAGCCCTTCCGCCCAACTTCGTGGCGACGAAGAAGTACCCACTGATCGTGGTTGTGTACCAGGGACCCAACTCGGTGCGAGTGACCAACGGGTTCACCCTGGGCTACGAAGCGTTTGTCACGACCTCGCGGGAAACGATTTATGCGTATATTGATGGCCGAGGTACGGGTAACAAGGGCAAGGACCTGCTCTTCTCGGTCAACAACGATCTGGGCGATCACGAGGTCGAGGATCAACTGTTCGTCACTCGCTGGATGCAACAAAATCTGGCCTTCGTGGATGCCGAGCGTTGCGGCATTTGGGGATGGAGCTATGGTGGCTATATGACGGCCAAGACCATTGAGAAGGATGACGATCGGATCTTTCAGTGCGGAGTTTCGGTGGCTCCAGTTACCTCGTGGCTGTACTATG ATACGATTTATACCGAGCGCTATATGGGACTTCCCACTGACGATGACAATTTTAAGAAATACAACGAGAGCAGCGTGTTCGGCAACTTGGAGAACTTCAAGAGCCACGACTTTCTGTTGATTCACGGTTCCGGCGACGACAATGTCCACTACCAGCACTCCCTGCTCTTGGCCAAATTGCTGCAAAGACAGGATATTCAGTTCGAGGAACAG ACCTACACCGATGAGAACCATGGCATCGGCAATGCTCTGCCCCATTTGTACCATACCATTGATGCCTTCTGGACCAACTGCCTCAACCTGGATGTCTACGAAGACACTGTATAG
- the LOC117148490 gene encoding venom dipeptidyl peptidase 4 isoform X1, producing the protein MAINPLLIAALGLFITVCPRPSTAAAVIGRVEDAEGNKTAWELTEALYGTSGLRSFNGTWITDEEFYYTASDRSIHKFNAATKTDVIFQNSSFLNNYVGATFSLSPDNTKILIRHNLTEKFRHSYIAQYDVFDIETNTTIQIHKGEKLQYCGWSPLRDRLAYVYLNNVFIHFSESLEISITDDGVDGVVYNGVPDWVYEEEVLSSGSAIWWSSDGSRLAVGFFNDTEVETFTYFLYGDGATTFYQYPHEEQLKYPKSGSKNPVVSLRVYDVSDNDMHSIVAPVDIVGDDHILQSVVWSNSTHLLITWMNRRQNLSSIQSCSYLGDCVEVKRLEEPHGWVDISTPKCFSTGKNCIFGYFIDNWHQVWNLDLETGLNSWQSRGNFTVLSVYGYDEARDKLYYQATLPGDPSVYHVFSNDECLSCGQIDADGVACRSASGTFSKSFSYYTLSCTGPNPSYTRIFEASTKTLQVDWEPNTAYRKQIEQKLRPSYQFMNVTLADGSIGYAKLALPPNFVATKKYPLIVVVYQGPNSVRVTNGFTLGYEAFVTTSRETIYAYIDGRGTGNKGKDLLFSVNNDLGDHEVEDQLFVTRWMQQNLAFVDAERCGIWGWSYGGYMTAKTIEKDDDRIFQCGVSVAPVTSWLYYDTIYTERYMGLPTDDDNFKKYNESSVFGNLENFKSHDFLLIHGSGDDNVHYQHSLLLAKLLQRQDIQFEEQTYTDENHGIGNALPHLYHTIDAFWTNCLNLDVYEDTV; encoded by the exons ATGGCAATTAATCCGCTGCTGATCGCAGCCCTTGGCCTCTTCATCACCGTTTGTCCTCGTCCgtcgacggcggcggcggtcaTCGGGCGGGTGGAGGACGCGGAGGGCAACAAGACGGCGTGGGAACTAACGGAAGCTCTGTACGGCACATCGGGGCTGCGGAGTTTCAATGGCACCTGGATAACAG ATGAGGAGTTCTACTACACTGCCTCCGACCGATCCATCCACAAATTCAATGCGGCCACCAAGACAGATGTGATCTTCCAAAACTCCTCATTTCTG AACAACTATGTGGGCGCCACCTTCTCACTGTCGCCGGACAACACGAAGATCCTGATCCGGCACAACCTTACGGAGAAGTTCCGGCACTCGTATATTGCGCAGTACGATGTCTTCGACATCGAGACCAACACGACCATCCAAATCCACAAGGGCGAGAAGCTGCAGTACTGCGGATGGTCACCACTGCGGGATCGATTGGCCTATGTCTACCTAAACAATGTCTTCATCCACTTCAGCGAAAGCTTGGAGATCAGCATCACGGACGACGGCGTGGACGGTGTGGTCTACAACGGAGTGCCCGACTGGGTCTATGAAGAGGAGGTTCTGAGCAGCGGCAGCGCGATCTGGTGGTCATCGGATGGCAGCAGGCTGGCCGTGGGCTTCTTTAACGACACCGAGGTGGAGACCTTTACCTACTTCCTTTACGGCGACGGCGCCACCACTTTCTATCAGTATCCGCACGAGGAGCAGCTCAAGTATCCCAAGTCGGGCTCCAAGAACCCGGTGGTGAGCCTGCGCGTCTACGACGTGTCCGACAATGACATGCACAGCATCGTGGCACCCGTGGACATCGTCGGAGACGATCACATCCTGCAGAGCGTCGTCTGGTCGAACTCGACTCACCTGCTAATCACCTGGATGAATCGCCGCCAGAATCTCAGCTCCATTCAGAGCTGCAGCTACCTGGGTGACTGTGTGGAGGTCAAACGGCTGGAGGAGCCCCACGGCTGGGTGGACATTAGCACGCCCAAGTGCTTCTCCACTGGTAAGAACTGCATCTTCGGCTACTTCATAGACAACTGGCACCAGGTGTGGAACCTGGACCTGGAGACGGGACTCAACAGTTGGCAGTCGCGCGGCAACTTCACAGTTTTGAGCGTGTATGGCTATGACGAAGCCAGGGACAAACT CTACTACCAGGCCACTTTGCCCGGAGATCCCTCAGTGTACCATGTGTTCAGCAACGACGAGTGCCTTAGCTGCGGCCAAATTGATGCGGATGGTGTGGCCTGTCGCTCCGCTTCGGGCACATTCAGCAAGTCCTTCTCTTACTACACGCTATCCTGCACCGGTCCCAATCCGAGCTACACCAGGATCTTTGAGGCCTCCACGAAGACACTTCAGGTGGACTGGGAGCCGAATACAGCGTACCGCAAGCAAATAGAGCAAAAGCTGCGTCCCAGCTATCAATTCATGAACGTCACCCTGGCCGATGGAAGTATTGGTTACGCCAAGCTAGCCCTTCCGCCCAACTTCGTGGCGACGAAGAAGTACCCACTGATCGTGGTTGTGTACCAGGGACCCAACTCGGTGCGAGTGACCAACGGGTTCACCCTGGGCTACGAAGCGTTTGTCACGACCTCGCGGGAAACGATTTATGCGTATATTGATGGCCGAGGTACGGGTAACAAGGGCAAGGACCTGCTCTTCTCGGTCAACAACGATCTGGGCGATCACGAGGTCGAGGATCAACTGTTCGTCACTCGCTGGATGCAACAAAATCTGGCCTTCGTGGATGCCGAGCGTTGCGGCATTTGGGGATGGAGCTATGGTGGCTATATGACGGCCAAGACCATTGAGAAGGATGACGATCGGATCTTTCAGTGCGGAGTTTCGGTGGCTCCAGTTACCTCGTGGCTGTACTATG ATACGATTTATACCGAGCGCTATATGGGACTTCCCACTGACGATGACAATTTTAAGAAATACAACGAGAGCAGCGTGTTCGGCAACTTGGAGAACTTCAAGAGCCACGACTTTCTGTTGATTCACGGTTCCGGCGACGACAATGTCCACTACCAGCACTCCCTGCTCTTGGCCAAATTGCTGCAAAGACAGGATATTCAGTTCGAGGAACAG ACCTACACCGATGAGAACCATGGCATCGGCAATGCTCTGCCCCATTTGTACCATACCATTGATGCCTTCTGGACCAACTGCCTCAACCTGGATGTCTACGAAGACACTGTATAG
- the LOC117148490 gene encoding uncharacterized protein LOC117148490 isoform X3, which produces MAINPLLIAALGLFITVCPRPSTAAAVIGRVEDAEGNKTAWELTEALYGTSGLRSFNGTWITGSSSTTLPPTDPSTNSMRPPRQM; this is translated from the exons ATGGCAATTAATCCGCTGCTGATCGCAGCCCTTGGCCTCTTCATCACCGTTTGTCCTCGTCCgtcgacggcggcggcggtcaTCGGGCGGGTGGAGGACGCGGAGGGCAACAAGACGGCGTGGGAACTAACGGAAGCTCTGTACGGCACATCGGGGCTGCGGAGTTTCAATGGCACCTGGATAACAGGTTC GAGTTCTACTACACTGCCTCCGACCGATCCATCCACAAATTCAATGCGGCCACCAAGACAGATGTGA
- the LOC117147421 gene encoding uncharacterized protein LOC117147421: MHILGLALICFWFGFAESCQKVCAHNFKPMCGHDGKCFTEAVNACQMRNINCVRIAKRKPVFKKLHLGACQRYFTICKMLPED; this comes from the exons ATGCACATCTTGGGATTGGCCTTAATCTGCTTCTGGTTTGGTTTTGCTGAAAGTTGTCAGAAAGTCTGCGCTCATAACTTTAAGCCCATGTGTGGTCACGATGGAAAGTGTTTTACGGAAGCCGTAAATGCCTGCCAAATGAGAAATATAAATTGTGTAAGAATTGCTAAGAGAAAACCAG tttttaaaaaattgcaTCTTGGAGCGTGTCAAAGATATTTTACAATTTGTAAAATGTTGCCCGAAGATTGA
- the LOC117146544 gene encoding uncharacterized protein LOC117146544, with the protein MPAEKPPEFKFPMHDLHLKQTFRNVKVACTLSLIAPLILYTLHNNPRKRKYRNFYSNYDPMDAFDRMMSGGYLSSCPPGSGPKKDDKKKKK; encoded by the exons ATGCCAGCAGAAAAG CCCCCCGAGTTCAAGTTTCCCATGCATGATTTACACTTGAAGCAAACGTTTCGCAATGTAAAAGTGGCCTGCACTTTGTCCCTGATAGCTCCACTTATTTTGTACACCTTACACAACAATCCGCGCAAGAGGAAGTACAGAAACTTTTACTCCAACTACGATCCGATGGATGCGTTCGATCGCATGATGAGTGGAGGCTACCTATCGTCCTGTCCACCGGGCAGTGGTCCCAAAAAGGATgacaagaagaagaagaaataG